In Xanthomonas theicola, a single genomic region encodes these proteins:
- a CDS encoding UDP-2,3-diacylglucosamine diphosphatase translates to MNPVSTLSPRRAVFVSDVHLGAPHCHARELADFLGGLHCRQLYMVGDIVDFWWMAQRRAVWGAAHQRVVDALHALARGGTELIYVPGNHDRPIRRFCGLALPAMQVRRRAVHVAADGRRLLVVHGDDYDAVTQFGGLQEKFGDWLYYRILTGNQLTNRVRRRFGMRYWSLADYLKRQSGAAERYIERFVDAGLDDARRRGLDGVVCGHVHRAGLFEREGLVYANDGDWVESLTALSEDHQGRLQLLAHTGQVLQTLAPRVLRLPQAA, encoded by the coding sequence ATGAACCCGGTGAGCACCTTGTCCCCGCGCCGCGCGGTGTTCGTCTCCGACGTGCATCTCGGCGCGCCGCATTGCCATGCGCGCGAACTGGCCGATTTCCTCGGCGGCCTGCACTGCAGGCAGCTGTACATGGTCGGCGACATCGTCGATTTCTGGTGGATGGCGCAGCGCCGCGCGGTCTGGGGCGCGGCGCACCAGCGCGTGGTCGACGCGCTGCACGCGCTGGCGCGCGGCGGCACCGAACTGATCTACGTGCCCGGCAACCACGACCGCCCGATCCGCCGCTTCTGCGGCCTGGCGCTGCCGGCGATGCAGGTGCGCCGGCGCGCGGTGCACGTGGCCGCCGACGGGCGCCGCCTGTTGGTGGTGCATGGCGACGACTACGATGCGGTGACCCAGTTCGGCGGCCTGCAGGAGAAGTTCGGCGACTGGCTGTACTACCGCATCCTCACCGGCAACCAGCTGACCAATCGCGTGCGCCGCCGTTTCGGCATGCGCTACTGGTCGCTGGCCGACTACCTCAAGCGGCAGAGCGGCGCCGCCGAACGCTACATCGAACGCTTCGTCGACGCCGGGCTGGACGACGCGCGCCGCCGCGGCCTGGACGGCGTGGTCTGCGGTCACGTGCACCGCGCCGGCTTGTTCGAGCGCGAAGGCCTGGTCTACGCCAACGACGGCGACTGGGTCGAAAGCCTGACCGCGCTGAGCGAGGATCACCAGGGACGGCTGCAGTTGCTGGCGCACACCGGTCAGGTGTTGCAGACCTTGGCGCCGCGGGTGTTGCGCCTGCCGCAGGCGGCGTGA
- a CDS encoding SH3 domain-containing protein, with translation MNTMHGLCLLLAAALSGPIAAASATGERPFQPQAGQLHADYWIARLPDTSRPLLDAAQVQRFNAHLLRHGASMHDLQALPDRYTATQVRARVLALSAPPSRPLYDASDAALDAAQLAALQSALALDAIPAQVTPRYALVVRRADLRTFPTRQRVFSGRDDHDIDRFQESALYPGTAVAILHVSRDGQWLFVLAPNYAAWIERERVAEGERAAVLGYAQRTPRLVVTGARALTAFTPELPAASQLPLDMGSALPLIEDWPPQQAVNGQAPLAAYVVQLPLRDADGRLRLAPALVPRGADVAAAPLPATPGNLLRQAFKFLGERYGWGNDYDARDCSGFVADVYRSLGIVLPRNTGDQARSPSLAAVPYSAAAPPAQRRQALARLQVGDLVYIPGHVMMVIGHDRGRTWVIHDVSGASYRDASGQLQRAPLNGVSVTPLEPLLLSDGTPFIDRITRIQRIRPIATE, from the coding sequence ATGAACACGATGCATGGCCTGTGCCTGCTGCTCGCCGCGGCGCTGAGCGGGCCCATCGCCGCGGCAAGCGCCACCGGCGAGAGACCGTTCCAGCCGCAAGCCGGCCAGCTGCACGCCGATTACTGGATCGCGCGCCTGCCCGATACGTCGCGTCCGTTGCTCGACGCGGCGCAGGTGCAGCGCTTCAATGCGCACCTGCTGCGCCACGGCGCCTCGATGCACGACCTGCAGGCGCTGCCCGACCGCTACACCGCCACGCAGGTGCGTGCACGGGTGCTGGCGCTGTCGGCGCCGCCGTCGCGCCCGCTCTACGACGCAAGCGACGCCGCGCTCGACGCCGCGCAACTGGCCGCTTTGCAGTCCGCGCTCGCCCTGGACGCGATTCCCGCGCAAGTGACGCCGCGCTACGCGCTGGTAGTGCGCCGCGCCGACCTGCGCACCTTTCCCACGCGGCAACGCGTGTTCAGCGGCCGCGACGACCACGACATCGACCGCTTCCAGGAATCGGCACTGTACCCCGGCACCGCGGTGGCGATCCTGCACGTCAGCCGCGACGGCCAGTGGTTGTTCGTGCTGGCGCCGAACTACGCGGCGTGGATCGAACGCGAGCGCGTGGCCGAAGGCGAACGCGCGGCGGTGCTGGGCTATGCGCAGCGCACGCCGCGGCTGGTGGTCACCGGCGCACGCGCGCTGACCGCGTTCACCCCGGAACTGCCGGCGGCCTCGCAACTGCCGCTGGACATGGGCAGCGCCCTGCCGCTGATCGAGGACTGGCCGCCGCAGCAGGCGGTCAACGGCCAGGCGCCGCTGGCCGCCTACGTGGTGCAGTTGCCGTTGCGCGACGCCGATGGCCGGCTGCGGCTGGCGCCGGCGCTGGTACCGCGCGGCGCCGACGTCGCCGCCGCGCCGCTGCCGGCGACGCCAGGCAACCTGCTGCGGCAGGCGTTCAAGTTCCTCGGCGAGCGCTACGGCTGGGGCAACGACTACGACGCGCGCGACTGCAGCGGCTTCGTCGCCGACGTCTACCGCAGCCTCGGCATCGTCCTGCCGCGCAATACCGGCGACCAGGCGCGCAGTCCCAGCCTTGCCGCCGTACCCTATTCCGCCGCTGCGCCGCCGGCGCAGCGGCGGCAGGCGCTGGCGCGGCTGCAGGTCGGCGACCTGGTCTACATCCCCGGCCACGTGATGATGGTGATCGGCCACGACCGCGGCCGCACCTGGGTGATCCACGACGTGTCCGGCGCCAGCTACCGCGACGCGTCGGGTCAGTTGCAGCGCGCGCCGCTCAACGGCGTGTCGGTGACGCCGCTGGAGCCGCTGCTGCTGAGCGACGGCACCCCCTTCATCGACCGCATCACCCGTATCCAGCGCATCCGTCCGATCGCCACCGAATGA
- a CDS encoding dipeptide epimerase gives MKITDIRLGMLRVPLKTPFKTALRTVETVEDVVVLVHTDSGHIGYGAAPATAPITGDTHGSIVAAIDGFIKPRLVGEDVANLNRLSGLIQGALERNGSAKAAVEIAVYDLWAQLYGAPLYQMLGGGDPVITTDITISVDAIDKMVADALSALGRGFTALKIKVGQDLGLDIERVKAIHAAVEGRALLRLDANQGWTPKQAVSAVRTLEDAGVALDLLEQPVKAWDIDGLKYVTERVNTPVMADESVFAPAQAFDLIQRRAADIVNIKLMKTGSVSNAIRIADIAALYGVQCMIGCMLESSIGVAAAVHLAVAKADIITKVDLDGPSLGLFDPVESGVIFNDSQITVTDAPGLGIREIRGLELLPPRG, from the coding sequence ATGAAGATCACCGATATCCGGCTGGGCATGCTGCGCGTGCCGCTGAAGACGCCGTTCAAGACCGCGCTGCGCACCGTGGAAACGGTCGAGGACGTGGTGGTGCTGGTGCATACCGACAGCGGCCACATCGGCTATGGCGCAGCGCCTGCGACCGCGCCGATCACCGGCGATACCCATGGCTCGATCGTCGCGGCGATCGACGGTTTCATCAAGCCGCGCCTGGTCGGCGAGGACGTGGCCAATCTCAACCGGCTCAGCGGCCTGATCCAGGGCGCGCTGGAACGCAACGGCAGCGCCAAGGCCGCGGTGGAGATCGCGGTCTACGACCTGTGGGCGCAGCTGTACGGCGCGCCGCTGTACCAGATGCTCGGCGGCGGCGACCCGGTGATCACCACCGACATCACCATCAGCGTGGACGCCATCGACAAGATGGTGGCCGATGCGCTGTCGGCGCTCGGGCGCGGCTTCACTGCGCTGAAGATCAAGGTCGGCCAGGACCTCGGCCTGGACATCGAGCGGGTCAAGGCGATCCATGCCGCGGTCGAGGGCCGCGCGCTGCTGCGGCTGGACGCCAACCAGGGCTGGACGCCGAAGCAGGCGGTGTCCGCGGTGCGCACGCTGGAAGACGCCGGCGTGGCACTGGATCTGCTGGAGCAGCCGGTCAAGGCGTGGGACATCGACGGCCTGAAGTACGTGACCGAGCGGGTGAACACGCCGGTGATGGCCGACGAGAGCGTGTTCGCCCCGGCGCAGGCGTTCGACCTGATCCAGCGCCGCGCGGCGGACATCGTCAACATCAAGCTGATGAAGACCGGCAGCGTGTCGAATGCGATCCGCATCGCCGACATCGCGGCGCTGTACGGGGTGCAATGCATGATCGGCTGCATGCTCGAGTCGAGCATCGGCGTGGCGGCGGCGGTGCACCTGGCGGTGGCCAAGGCCGACATCATCACCAAGGTGGACCTGGACGGTCCGTCGCTGGGCCTGTTCGACCCGGTGGAGAGCGGGGTGATCTTCAACGACTCGCAAATCACCGTCACTGACGCGCCGGGGCTTGGCATCCGTGAGATTCGCGGCCTGGAGTTGCTGCCGCCGCGCGGGTAA
- a CDS encoding lysophospholipid acyltransferase family protein — protein MLALERRLQDRYPHWFAGRRSRLVRPLLRGLQKWSGLDALDAFLQASHDLRGFALVQAGLDFLQARYAVAPIAADCIPARGRLLIVANHPSGALDALALLDCVGGVRRDVKIVANDFLWALEGLRELLLPVRILGGAPSPASVRAIEQALAQEQCVIVFPAGEVSRLGWGGVADGRWRRGFIRFALRTATQVLPVRIHARNSALFYGASALFKPAGTALLAREMFARRERRIALSLGRARALPQDQSEPELMRGLRRELYALGRAGASAAPAEEALVAAQDPAALAAEIAALRSLGQTVDGKQIRVGRLRAGSALLREIGRLRELTFRAVGEGTGRRLDLDDYDTWYEHIVLWDGAAARVAGAYRVARGAPVLAERGLAGFYTAGLFCYGEAILPRIAAGMELGRSFVVPDYWGSRSIDYLWQGIGAYLRDHPQVRYLFGAVSISAALPRQAREQIVAYYARYYGDALGEAASARPFDYPQAPPAFDALDAETAFKVLKGNLDALGAAVPMLYKQYTELCEPGGARFLAFGVDPAFNDTVDGLIELDLQRIRRKKRVRYLEGPRSEAEVMA, from the coding sequence GTGCTCGCACTCGAACGCCGTCTGCAGGATCGCTACCCGCATTGGTTCGCCGGTCGCCGCTCGCGGCTGGTGCGGCCGCTGCTGCGCGGCTTGCAGAAATGGTCGGGCCTGGACGCGCTGGACGCGTTCCTGCAGGCCAGCCACGACCTGCGCGGTTTCGCCCTGGTCCAGGCCGGGCTGGATTTCCTGCAGGCGCGCTACGCGGTCGCGCCGATCGCCGCGGACTGCATTCCGGCGCGCGGCCGTCTGCTGATCGTCGCCAACCATCCCTCCGGTGCGCTGGATGCGCTGGCGCTGCTGGATTGCGTGGGCGGCGTGCGGCGCGACGTGAAGATCGTCGCCAACGATTTTCTGTGGGCGCTGGAGGGCCTGCGCGAGTTGCTGCTGCCGGTGCGCATCCTCGGCGGCGCGCCGTCGCCGGCCAGCGTGCGCGCGATCGAGCAGGCGCTGGCGCAGGAGCAATGCGTGATCGTGTTCCCGGCCGGCGAAGTGTCGCGGCTGGGCTGGGGCGGGGTGGCCGACGGGCGCTGGCGCCGCGGCTTCATTCGCTTCGCGCTGCGCACCGCCACACAGGTGCTGCCGGTGCGCATCCATGCGCGCAACTCGGCGCTGTTCTACGGCGCCTCGGCGCTGTTCAAGCCGGCCGGCACCGCGCTGCTGGCGCGCGAGATGTTCGCCCGCCGCGAGCGCCGCATCGCGCTGAGCCTGGGCCGCGCCCGCGCGCTGCCGCAGGACCAGTCGGAACCCGAACTGATGCGCGGCCTGCGCCGCGAGCTGTATGCGCTGGGCCGTGCCGGCGCCAGCGCCGCGCCGGCCGAGGAGGCGCTGGTCGCCGCCCAGGACCCGGCCGCGCTGGCGGCGGAGATCGCCGCGCTGCGCAGCCTGGGCCAGACCGTGGACGGCAAGCAGATCCGGGTCGGCCGGCTGCGCGCCGGTTCGGCGCTGTTGCGCGAGATCGGCCGCCTGCGCGAACTGACGTTCCGCGCGGTCGGCGAGGGCACCGGCCGGCGCCTGGACCTGGACGACTACGACACCTGGTACGAGCACATCGTGCTGTGGGACGGCGCCGCCGCGCGCGTGGCCGGCGCCTACCGCGTCGCCCGCGGCGCGCCGGTGCTGGCCGAGCGCGGCCTGGCCGGTTTCTACACCGCCGGGCTGTTCTGCTATGGCGAGGCGATCCTGCCGCGCATCGCCGCCGGCATGGAGCTGGGGCGCAGCTTCGTGGTGCCCGATTACTGGGGCAGCCGCAGCATCGACTACCTGTGGCAGGGCATCGGCGCCTATCTGCGCGACCACCCGCAGGTGCGCTACCTGTTTGGCGCGGTCTCGATCAGTGCGGCGTTGCCGCGCCAGGCGCGCGAGCAGATCGTGGCCTACTACGCGCGCTACTACGGCGATGCGCTGGGCGAGGCCGCCTCGGCGCGGCCGTTCGACTATCCGCAGGCGCCGCCGGCCTTCGACGCGCTGGACGCGGAGACCGCGTTCAAGGTGCTCAAGGGCAACCTGGACGCGCTCGGCGCGGCGGTGCCGATGCTCTACAAGCAGTACACCGAATTGTGCGAGCCGGGCGGCGCGCGCTTTCTCGCCTTCGGCGTCGACCCGGCGTTCAACGACACGGTCGATGGCCTGATCGAACTGGATCTGCAGCGCATCCGCCGCAAGAAGCGCGTGCGCTATCTGGAAGGGCCCCGCAGCGAAGCAGAGGTAATGGCATGA
- the metK gene encoding methionine adenosyltransferase → MSSYLFTSESVSEGHPDKIADQISDAVLDAILTQDKRARVACETLVKTGVAIVAGEITTSAWIDLEALTRKVILDIGYNSSEVGFDGETCGVLNLIGKQSPDINQGVDRKKPEEQGAGDQGLMFGYATRETDSFMPAAIHLAHRLVEQQAKIRKKKNSPLAWLRPDAKSQVTLRYEDGVATAIDAVVLSTQHDPDIKQKHLVEAVREEILKPVLPAKWLHKGTKFHINPTGKFVIGGPVGDCGLTGRKIIVDTYGGWARHGGGAFSGKDPSKVDRSAAYAARYVAKNVVAAGLADRCEVQVSYAIGVAEPTSISVTTFGTGKIADDKIETLIRKHFDLRPFGIIQMLDLIHPMYQQTASYGHFGRTPKAFTYTDGSGAEHQATAFSWEKTDRADALRADAKLK, encoded by the coding sequence ATGTCCAGCTATCTGTTCACTTCCGAGTCGGTCTCCGAAGGCCATCCGGACAAGATCGCCGATCAGATCTCCGATGCGGTGCTCGACGCGATCCTGACCCAGGACAAGCGCGCGCGCGTGGCCTGCGAGACGCTGGTCAAGACCGGCGTGGCGATCGTCGCCGGCGAGATCACCACCAGCGCCTGGATCGACCTGGAAGCGCTGACCCGCAAGGTGATCCTGGACATCGGCTACAACAGCTCCGAGGTCGGCTTCGACGGCGAGACCTGCGGCGTGCTCAACCTGATCGGCAAGCAGTCGCCGGACATCAACCAGGGCGTGGACCGCAAGAAGCCGGAGGAACAGGGCGCCGGCGACCAGGGCCTGATGTTCGGCTACGCCACCCGCGAGACCGACAGCTTCATGCCGGCGGCGATCCACCTGGCGCACCGCCTGGTCGAGCAGCAGGCCAAGATCCGCAAGAAGAAGAACTCGCCGCTGGCGTGGCTGCGCCCGGACGCCAAGAGCCAGGTCACCCTGCGCTACGAAGACGGCGTGGCCACCGCGATCGACGCGGTGGTGCTGTCCACCCAGCACGACCCGGACATCAAGCAGAAGCACCTGGTCGAAGCGGTGCGCGAGGAGATCCTCAAGCCGGTGCTGCCGGCCAAGTGGCTGCACAAGGGCACCAAGTTCCACATCAACCCGACCGGCAAGTTCGTGATCGGCGGGCCGGTCGGCGACTGCGGCCTGACCGGGCGCAAGATCATCGTCGACACCTACGGCGGCTGGGCGCGCCACGGCGGCGGTGCGTTCTCCGGCAAGGACCCGTCCAAGGTCGATCGTTCCGCGGCCTACGCGGCGCGCTACGTGGCCAAGAACGTGGTCGCCGCCGGCCTGGCCGACCGCTGCGAGGTGCAGGTCTCCTACGCCATCGGCGTGGCCGAGCCGACCTCGATCTCGGTCACCACCTTCGGCACCGGCAAGATCGCCGACGACAAGATCGAGACGCTGATCCGCAAGCACTTCGACCTGCGTCCGTTCGGCATCATCCAGATGCTCGACCTGATCCACCCGATGTACCAGCAGACCGCCTCGTACGGCCACTTCGGCCGCACCCCGAAGGCGTTCACCTACACCGACGGCAGCGGCGCCGAGCACCAGGCCACCGCGTTCTCGTGGGAGAAGACCGACCGCGCCGACGCGCTGCGCGCCGACGCCAAGCTGAAATAG
- a CDS encoding TonB-dependent receptor plug domain-containing protein translates to MSARSHRPRCTVRPSRLGLALLAGLSQPPLAAAQDASTTTHELDKVVVTGSRIGRAQVEGPAPVTVITAQDIQKQGFSTVWESLGTLTQFSGSAFNESDQTGSSPNGQYLNLRGLGPGYQLILLNGKRMADYPQSYGANGTAVSLGSIPAAAVECIEVMSGGASAIYGSDAVAGVVNIITKRNFSGHTLRLRGGGTTRGGGDSSQLQWSGGRTGDRWSLTYAFERLDREAIVASQRGFMDSYYDHPANKADPSSPNVSISGVYLRRGSTYLWPSGGALSTSASALAAACAATNPAFVPYKTADSLPAPNRCGAFGYYEGRSVQNGYGKTSAYLSGSFDFSDTVAGYAQVLANRAKDESSSQTHYYIGEGAFTVYDPDLGLVTAQRIFLPSEVGGIKNIAYDEKSWNLNAGVRGKLLDGRFDWDASVSLSRYDITTRRPRFLTNAVRDYYMGPLLGYRPDGTEIRAFYADRLFAPGSAALYDQLTTEVVSRGASSTDQTQFVFSGDLFELPAGAVQVATVLEAARQKYDLDPDPRITVDYTGSERIYNLTQTPGGGPRDRYAAGLELRVPIFSRLSATLAGRYDKYDDITAVDAASTWQAGLEWRPFGSLLLRGSHATSFRAPDLLWIYAGTSANNPTVTDEYLCRRDGLDPLSAACSAAHEYQTFSTQSSNPLLEEEKGRSTTLGLVWDVLPRLSLSADYYRIELEGRVESISSETLLENNANCLLGRDRAGNAVDTASAACQFYIQSVTRSPGTDLTAEGRITAFETFPINQSLMRTDGVDANLRYSLDLGDWGAFGVQAGYTRVLKMEVAQFAGAKPVDVMNDVDYLAFRTRSNWRLNWSIGDWSTSLYGYRYGSRPNYAGTGRVAPYVVWNVDVAKRITDQATLGISMLNVFDTIHPRDDTYTAWPYFPRVYSAIGRQLYANFTYTF, encoded by the coding sequence GTGTCCGCCCGAAGCCATCGTCCCCGTTGCACCGTCCGCCCGTCCCGCCTCGGGCTCGCGCTGCTGGCCGGGTTGTCGCAGCCGCCGCTCGCCGCGGCGCAGGATGCGTCCACCACCACGCATGAGCTGGACAAGGTCGTCGTCACCGGTTCGCGCATCGGGCGCGCGCAGGTGGAGGGCCCGGCGCCGGTGACCGTCATCACCGCCCAGGACATCCAGAAGCAGGGCTTCAGCACGGTGTGGGAATCGCTCGGCACGCTGACCCAGTTCAGCGGCAGCGCCTTCAACGAAAGCGACCAGACCGGCAGCTCGCCCAACGGCCAGTACCTCAACCTGCGCGGCCTGGGGCCGGGCTATCAGCTGATCCTGCTCAACGGCAAGCGCATGGCCGACTACCCGCAGTCCTACGGCGCCAACGGCACCGCGGTGAGCCTGGGCAGCATTCCCGCCGCGGCGGTGGAATGCATCGAGGTGATGAGCGGCGGCGCCTCGGCGATCTACGGCTCCGATGCGGTGGCCGGCGTGGTCAACATCATCACCAAGCGCAATTTCAGCGGCCACACGCTGCGCCTGCGCGGCGGCGGCACCACCCGCGGCGGCGGCGACAGCAGCCAGTTGCAATGGAGCGGCGGGCGCACCGGCGACCGCTGGAGCCTGACCTATGCGTTCGAACGGCTGGACCGCGAGGCGATCGTCGCCAGCCAGCGCGGCTTCATGGATTCGTACTACGACCATCCGGCCAACAAGGCCGATCCGTCCAGCCCCAACGTCTCGATCTCCGGCGTCTACCTGCGCCGCGGCAGCACCTATCTGTGGCCCAGCGGCGGCGCGCTGTCGACCTCGGCCAGCGCGCTGGCCGCGGCCTGCGCGGCGACCAACCCGGCGTTCGTGCCGTACAAGACCGCCGACAGCCTGCCCGCGCCCAACCGCTGCGGCGCGTTCGGCTACTACGAAGGCCGCTCGGTGCAGAACGGCTACGGCAAGACCTCCGCCTACCTGTCCGGCAGCTTCGACTTCAGCGACACGGTCGCCGGCTACGCGCAGGTGCTGGCCAATCGCGCCAAGGACGAAAGCTCCAGCCAGACCCACTACTACATCGGCGAGGGCGCGTTCACCGTCTACGACCCGGACCTGGGCCTGGTCACCGCGCAGCGCATCTTCCTGCCGTCGGAAGTGGGCGGGATCAAGAACATCGCGTACGACGAGAAGTCCTGGAACCTCAATGCCGGCGTGCGCGGCAAGCTGTTGGACGGCCGCTTCGACTGGGACGCGAGCGTGTCGCTGTCGCGCTACGACATCACCACGCGGCGCCCGCGCTTCCTCACCAACGCGGTGCGCGACTACTACATGGGCCCGCTGCTGGGCTATCGGCCCGATGGCACCGAGATCCGCGCGTTCTACGCCGACAGGCTGTTCGCGCCGGGCAGTGCGGCGCTGTACGATCAGCTCACCACCGAGGTGGTGAGCCGCGGCGCGTCCAGCACCGACCAGACCCAGTTCGTGTTCAGCGGCGACCTGTTCGAACTGCCGGCTGGCGCGGTGCAGGTCGCCACCGTGCTGGAGGCGGCGCGGCAGAAGTACGACCTGGATCCGGATCCGCGCATCACCGTGGACTACACCGGCAGCGAGCGCATCTACAACCTGACCCAGACCCCGGGCGGCGGCCCGCGCGACCGCTACGCCGCCGGCCTGGAACTGCGCGTGCCGATCTTCAGCCGGCTCAGCGCCACCCTGGCCGGGCGCTACGACAAGTACGACGACATCACCGCGGTCGACGCCGCCAGCACCTGGCAGGCCGGCCTGGAATGGCGACCGTTCGGCAGCCTGCTGCTGCGCGGCAGCCATGCCACCAGTTTCCGCGCGCCGGACCTGCTGTGGATCTATGCCGGCACCAGCGCCAACAATCCCACCGTCACCGACGAATACCTGTGCCGCCGCGACGGCCTGGATCCGCTGTCGGCCGCGTGCTCGGCCGCGCACGAGTACCAGACCTTCTCCACCCAGTCGTCCAATCCGCTGCTGGAGGAAGAGAAGGGCAGGTCGACCACGCTGGGCCTCGTCTGGGACGTGCTGCCGAGGCTGTCGCTGAGCGCGGACTACTACCGCATCGAGCTGGAGGGCCGGGTCGAGTCGATTTCCAGCGAGACCTTGCTGGAGAACAACGCCAACTGCCTGCTCGGCCGCGACCGCGCCGGCAATGCGGTCGATACCGCGTCGGCCGCATGCCAGTTCTACATCCAGTCGGTGACCCGCAGCCCCGGCACCGATCTCACCGCCGAAGGCCGGATCACCGCGTTCGAGACCTTCCCGATCAACCAGTCGTTGATGCGCACCGACGGCGTGGACGCCAACCTGCGCTACAGCCTAGACCTTGGTGACTGGGGCGCGTTCGGTGTGCAGGCCGGCTATACCCGTGTGCTGAAGATGGAGGTGGCGCAGTTCGCCGGGGCCAAGCCGGTGGACGTGATGAACGACGTCGATTACCTGGCGTTCCGCACCCGCAGCAATTGGCGTTTGAACTGGAGCATCGGCGACTGGTCGACCAGCCTGTACGGCTATCGCTACGGCTCGCGTCCCAACTACGCCGGGACCGGGCGGGTGGCGCCATACGTGGTCTGGAATGTGGACGTCGCCAAGCGGATCACCGACCAGGCCACGCTCGGCATCAGCATGCTCAACGTGTTCGACACGATCCATCCGCGCGACGACACCTACACAGCGTGGCCATACTTCCCGCGCGTCTACAGCGCGATCGGGCGGCAGCTGTACGCCAACTTCACCTACACCTTCTGA